A genome region from Thermococcus gorgonarius includes the following:
- a CDS encoding DNA-binding protein has product MAEDIEEIRKRKLMELQKKYLEQQKAQEEAIKQEMELEAQLNAIMRRVLTPEARERLGRVKLVRPELARQVELLLAQLYQAGQIREPLSDEKLKRILAQIEARTRKEFRIKW; this is encoded by the coding sequence ATGGCGGAAGACATAGAGGAAATTAGAAAGCGAAAACTCATGGAGCTTCAGAAGAAGTACCTCGAACAGCAAAAGGCTCAGGAAGAAGCGATAAAGCAGGAGATGGAACTTGAAGCACAGCTCAACGCCATAATGAGGAGGGTTTTAACTCCTGAGGCCCGGGAAAGGCTTGGGAGAGTCAAACTTGTGAGGCCCGAACTAGCCAGACAGGTTGAACTCCTTTTAGCTCAGCTCTATCAGGCAGGTCAGATAAGGGAACCTCTAAGTGATGAAAAGCTGAAGAGAATACTGGCCCAGATAGAAGCAAGAACTAGAAAGGAATTCAGGATAAAATGGTAG
- a CDS encoding transglutaminase-like domain-containing protein, which yields MGVLLKGIIKLILVILIISAIIYDNQTGVITVKTSVLLQKAGINTIDHDAYLKKYSEAFDCSKPYWRNWGPGIIKCDINESEIKAIMPVAEKVKGRDILETAWNLHKWEVENTEYDYEKFMTLEGGTLLPHEFLQKKKGVCRDYAVFNYAAMKALGYRDIYLAHISMSSSIWGHAVLVFKYNGTYYALDWWGPQKIGAHYAERWEGSLPIVIFNDKGEVVSYVGVTPSEVINRLPQLTVMVVGILLIVLVLKY from the coding sequence ATGGGGGTTCTCCTCAAGGGCATCATAAAGTTAATCCTCGTGATCCTCATAATCTCGGCCATCATCTACGATAATCAGACGGGCGTAATCACCGTGAAGACTTCTGTTCTCCTCCAGAAAGCGGGGATAAACACCATCGATCACGACGCCTATCTCAAGAAATACTCCGAGGCCTTTGACTGCTCAAAGCCCTACTGGAGGAATTGGGGGCCGGGAATAATCAAGTGCGACATCAATGAAAGTGAGATTAAGGCGATAATGCCCGTTGCGGAGAAGGTAAAGGGCCGGGACATCCTTGAGACAGCATGGAACCTCCACAAATGGGAAGTCGAGAACACTGAATACGACTACGAGAAATTCATGACGCTCGAAGGGGGCACCCTCCTTCCCCACGAGTTCCTTCAGAAAAAGAAAGGAGTATGCAGGGACTACGCGGTTTTCAACTACGCGGCTATGAAGGCCCTGGGTTACAGGGATATATACCTGGCCCATATCAGTATGTCAAGTTCTATTTGGGGCCACGCGGTTTTGGTCTTTAAATACAACGGAACCTACTACGCGCTCGACTGGTGGGGACCGCAGAAGATAGGCGCACATTACGCCGAGAGATGGGAGGGGAGCCTTCCGATAGTCATCTTCAACGATAAGGGCGAGGTTGTTTCGTACGTTGGGGTTACGCCATCGGAGGTAATCAACAGGCTGCCTCAGCTGACTGTGATGGTGGTTGGTATATTGCTAATTGTCCTGGTGTTAAAATACTAA
- a CDS encoding 30S ribosomal protein S19e, with translation MATVYDVPGDLLVERVAEKLKEIEEIKPPEWAKFVKTGRHKERLPEQEDWWYYRVASVFRKVYIDGPVGIERLRTWYGGRKNRGHAPEHFYKAGGSIIRKALQQLEQAGFVQKVPGEGRVVTPKGQSFLDKIATELKKELEEQIPELKKY, from the coding sequence ATGGCTACGGTTTATGATGTTCCCGGTGACCTGCTCGTTGAGAGGGTCGCGGAAAAGCTCAAGGAGATTGAGGAGATAAAGCCCCCAGAGTGGGCCAAGTTTGTCAAGACCGGCAGGCACAAGGAGAGACTTCCAGAGCAGGAAGACTGGTGGTACTACCGCGTTGCTAGCGTCTTCAGGAAGGTCTACATAGACGGCCCCGTCGGAATCGAGAGGCTTCGCACCTGGTACGGCGGCAGGAAGAACCGCGGACACGCTCCGGAGCACTTCTACAAGGCCGGCGGAAGCATAATCAGGAAGGCCCTCCAGCAGCTTGAACAGGCTGGCTTCGTCCAAAAGGTTCCGGGCGAGGGAAGGGTCGTAACTCCGAAGGGCCAGAGCTTCCTTGACAAAATAGCCACCGAACTCAAGAAGGAGCTCGAGGAGCAGATTCCGGAGCTCAAGAAGTACTGA
- a CDS encoding YhbY family RNA-binding protein, with translation MEKRLPGKVRRAIRARYYDIEPRAWIGKKGLAESVIEEINTQLEKDGILKVEIRKGALISTGLDRKALAERVAELTDSELIEVRGKRFILFKPREGWEKYLRKLQRKELSKEKREEKPVRKVRLDIANFRKKFKKGRD, from the coding sequence ATGGAGAAACGCTTACCCGGTAAGGTGAGGAGAGCAATCCGCGCGAGGTATTACGATATAGAACCGCGAGCGTGGATTGGCAAGAAAGGTTTAGCTGAGAGTGTAATAGAGGAAATCAACACTCAGCTTGAGAAAGACGGCATTCTAAAGGTTGAGATAAGAAAGGGCGCGCTCATCTCCACGGGTCTCGACAGAAAAGCCCTCGCGGAGAGGGTGGCTGAACTTACGGACAGTGAGCTCATCGAGGTCAGGGGCAAAAGGTTTATATTGTTCAAGCCGAGGGAAGGCTGGGAAAAGTATTTAAGGAAGCTCCAGAGAAAGGAGCTTTCGAAAGAAAAGCGGGAAGAAAAGCCCGTCCGTAAAGTCAGGCTCGATATCGCTAACTTTAGGAAGAAGTTCAAGAAGGGGAGGGATTGA
- a CDS encoding type II toxin-antitoxin system VapC family toxin, with protein sequence MKVVLDTNVFNDRRFLEWLIESPFQPVTSSGVYMEVLYRYARRKGLLEAKSKVKAVFESISLEIMDFDEESAEIVVQSALGRWDFSKNARDYMIGSLAVKLNAPLVTNNKKHFEWLPEVYTPAEFMEKFGSS encoded by the coding sequence GTGAAAGTCGTACTCGATACCAACGTTTTCAATGACAGAAGGTTTCTTGAGTGGCTTATAGAGTCTCCGTTTCAACCCGTGACGAGTTCAGGGGTCTACATGGAGGTTCTTTACAGGTATGCGCGAAGAAAAGGACTGCTCGAAGCCAAGAGCAAGGTGAAGGCAGTGTTTGAATCGATCTCTCTGGAGATCATGGATTTTGACGAGGAATCGGCGGAAATCGTTGTCCAAAGCGCCCTCGGTCGATGGGACTTCTCCAAGAATGCGAGGGACTACATGATAGGCTCGCTCGCGGTAAAACTCAACGCTCCACTGGTTACCAACAACAAAAAGCACTTCGAGTGGCTTCCCGAGGTTTATACACCAGCTGAGTTCATGGAAAAGTTTGGGTCTAGCTGA
- a CDS encoding AbrB/MazE/SpoVT family DNA-binding domain-containing protein, giving the protein MVNVMPVVTKKYQVTIPKEVREALGIKAGDEVVFVRQGNSYVLMKFEDLLQEFTEIMKDIDETIEETREGLARGIERTLKELEGEK; this is encoded by the coding sequence ATGGTGAACGTAATGCCAGTTGTGACGAAGAAATACCAGGTAACGATCCCGAAAGAAGTTCGGGAAGCCCTTGGGATCAAGGCAGGAGATGAGGTTGTCTTTGTGCGCCAGGGGAATTCGTATGTCCTGATGAAGTTTGAGGATCTCCTTCAGGAGTTTACGGAGATAATGAAAGACATCGACGAGACCATAGAGGAAACGAGAGAAGGTCTCGCCAGGGGCATCGAAAGGACTCTAAAGGAGCTGGAGGGAGAAAAGTGA
- a CDS encoding DUF7411 family protein: MLVHHLYSGGKDSSLAAWILTRLGYEVELVTISFGLLDNWRYARETAETLGFRHRVVYLPGEILENAAKMAIKDGHPNNAIQFIHERALEYVASMPEVERISDGTRRDDRVPLLDLPKARSLEDRFGVAYIRPLLGLGYKTIRELTERLFVVEIRESEQLKKADYEVELRHLLREKGIDPLTIFPKSHYQSRVLGWREQL; the protein is encoded by the coding sequence ATGCTCGTCCATCATCTCTACTCGGGCGGTAAGGACTCCAGTCTGGCCGCTTGGATACTAACAAGGCTCGGCTATGAGGTAGAACTTGTAACAATCAGCTTTGGTCTTCTGGATAACTGGAGGTACGCAAGGGAAACCGCCGAAACACTGGGCTTCAGACACAGGGTTGTTTATCTGCCCGGAGAAATCCTTGAAAATGCCGCAAAGATGGCAATTAAAGACGGCCACCCAAACAACGCTATACAGTTTATCCACGAGAGGGCTTTGGAGTACGTCGCCTCGATGCCGGAAGTCGAGAGAATAAGTGACGGCACCAGGAGGGACGACAGGGTTCCGCTTCTTGACCTGCCAAAGGCCCGCTCACTGGAGGACCGCTTTGGCGTAGCCTACATAAGGCCCCTCCTCGGTCTCGGCTACAAGACGATTAGAGAACTCACGGAGAGGCTCTTCGTCGTTGAAATCCGCGAGAGTGAGCAGCTTAAGAAGGCCGACTATGAAGTAGAGCTGAGGCACCTTCTCCGCGAGAAGGGCATCGACCCGCTCACAATCTTCCCAAAGAGCCATTATCAATCGAGGGTTTTGGGCTGGAGGGAGCAACTGTGA
- a CDS encoding DNA-3-methyladenine glycosylase family protein: protein MFDLKKTVHEMIRNGTWKFEGGVFYQALRLPSGKLIVAGYDGEDFLLPGGLGKEDKKFAKEKLSFILGLDTDLDSFYAEISDSPFAFLAEEFRGLTVPAAPSPYQALMEVIAQQQVSFDFAQKTIANLVRLAGKRVGEVYAFPTAEDIAGLSEAELRETKLGYRAQYIKNLTALYLKEKLNLDLWEWNVEEAIKYLTKFRGIGKWTAELFLAYGLRKNVYPAGDLGLRRGIAKIFGKRVKDVKEKDVREIIEPYGKWKGLLAFYVTCYDRKTEPERRKK from the coding sequence ATCTTTGACCTCAAAAAGACGGTTCACGAGATGATAAGGAACGGCACCTGGAAGTTCGAGGGTGGTGTATTCTACCAGGCCCTCCGCCTTCCCAGTGGGAAACTCATCGTTGCTGGCTACGACGGTGAAGACTTTCTGCTTCCCGGCGGGCTTGGGAAAGAGGACAAAAAGTTCGCCAAGGAAAAGCTCTCCTTCATCCTCGGCCTTGACACTGACTTGGACTCCTTCTATGCGGAGATAAGCGATTCGCCCTTTGCATTCCTTGCGGAGGAGTTCCGGGGTTTAACCGTCCCTGCCGCCCCAAGCCCGTACCAGGCGCTGATGGAGGTCATAGCACAGCAACAGGTGAGCTTTGACTTCGCCCAGAAGACGATTGCAAACCTCGTGAGGCTCGCTGGAAAGCGGGTTGGAGAGGTCTACGCCTTCCCCACTGCTGAGGACATAGCGGGACTGAGCGAGGCAGAGCTTAGGGAGACGAAGCTCGGCTACCGCGCCCAGTACATAAAGAACCTGACGGCACTCTACCTTAAGGAGAAGCTCAACCTCGACCTGTGGGAGTGGAATGTGGAAGAGGCCATAAAGTACCTCACGAAGTTCAGAGGAATAGGAAAGTGGACGGCCGAGCTCTTTTTGGCCTACGGCCTGAGGAAGAATGTCTATCCTGCTGGCGACCTCGGGCTTAGAAGGGGAATAGCTAAGATCTTCGGGAAGAGAGTGAAGGACGTGAAGGAAAAAGATGTGCGGGAGATAATCGAGCCCTACGGGAAGTGGAAGGGCCTGCTGGCCTTTTACGTGACCTGCTACGACAGGAAGACGGAGCCGGAGAGGAGGAAAAAATGA
- a CDS encoding coiled-coil domain-containing protein, whose protein sequence is MSEMIVVLPKERFKAIKGKDINALLRENLPKAEETLKAEREEFLREKVAKLEEKLREMESEIEELREFYEKALKDKELMMSEREGLRKENAELRAKVEERRSELEKVHKS, encoded by the coding sequence ATGAGCGAGATGATTGTAGTTCTGCCAAAGGAGAGGTTCAAAGCCATCAAGGGCAAAGATATAAACGCCCTCCTCAGAGAAAACCTGCCGAAGGCGGAGGAGACACTAAAGGCCGAGCGGGAAGAGTTCCTCCGTGAGAAGGTTGCAAAACTGGAGGAAAAGCTCCGCGAGATGGAAAGTGAGATTGAAGAGCTCAGGGAGTTCTACGAGAAAGCCTTGAAGGATAAGGAGTTAATGATGTCTGAGCGCGAGGGGCTGAGAAAGGAGAACGCCGAGCTGAGGGCGAAGGTTGAGGAGAGGAGAAGTGAACTGGAGAAAGTTCACAAATCGTGA
- a CDS encoding DUF512 domain-containing protein, with product MYEFTEDFKLRKITKYELDGVDEREDLVVIPPSSRAGPCGSYCLFCYLRQNPPEMIYRVSFHDTLNDPELEKRIAYVSEHYPELWIRVTDTAGNVGLDEKRVESLSRAGLDEMQISIHTTKKEKRIALMRSPLAGRLIDFLPLVARTFRVIADIILTPGYNVDDIGEIIRDLASMDVAEVRLFPVGVTKYNKDVRPLTKEELVFVKERALEAGKETGIKVVIPPVFKALLGELRLDVGPFDVEPTIPTYILTGELAYPELRRIFPRIPVVIVKNEFFGGNIGTAGLLTGRDVLRTVKGLPEVDIGLILLPELMFYGDKTLDGYTRDELISRILVEKGYMVESALEPAEIPRVLEKAGAV from the coding sequence ATGTACGAGTTCACCGAGGACTTTAAACTCAGAAAGATCACGAAGTACGAGCTCGATGGGGTTGATGAGAGGGAGGATTTAGTAGTTATCCCTCCGTCGAGCAGGGCCGGCCCCTGCGGGAGCTACTGCCTCTTCTGCTACCTCCGCCAGAATCCGCCAGAGATGATTTACCGCGTCTCCTTCCACGACACCCTCAACGACCCGGAGCTTGAGAAGAGAATAGCCTACGTCAGCGAGCACTACCCGGAACTGTGGATTCGCGTTACAGATACCGCTGGAAACGTTGGGCTCGACGAGAAGAGGGTTGAGAGCCTCTCCAGGGCAGGCCTCGACGAGATGCAGATTTCAATCCACACGACGAAGAAGGAGAAGAGGATTGCGCTGATGAGAAGCCCGCTTGCGGGCAGGCTTATAGACTTTCTCCCGCTGGTTGCCAGAACCTTCAGGGTCATAGCGGACATAATCCTCACCCCGGGCTACAACGTTGACGACATAGGCGAGATAATAAGGGATCTGGCCTCGATGGATGTCGCTGAGGTCAGGCTGTTTCCCGTTGGCGTAACAAAGTACAACAAAGACGTCAGACCGCTCACGAAGGAAGAGCTGGTTTTCGTTAAGGAAAGGGCTCTCGAAGCTGGAAAGGAAACGGGCATAAAGGTCGTCATTCCGCCGGTATTCAAGGCCCTCCTCGGGGAACTGAGGCTCGACGTTGGGCCCTTTGATGTTGAGCCGACCATTCCGACCTACATCCTCACCGGCGAGCTGGCATACCCAGAGCTCAGGAGAATCTTCCCGAGGATTCCAGTGGTTATAGTGAAGAACGAGTTCTTCGGGGGCAACATTGGGACGGCAGGCCTCCTCACCGGCAGGGACGTTCTGAGAACCGTCAAAGGCCTTCCCGAGGTAGACATCGGCCTGATACTTCTTCCAGAGCTCATGTTCTACGGCGATAAAACGCTCGACGGCTACACGAGGGACGAGCTCATCTCAAGGATACTCGTTGAGAAGGGCTACATGGTCGAGAGCGCACTTGAGCCTGCCGAGATTCCCAGAGTCCTGGAGAAGGCCGGGGCAGTTTAA